Proteins from a single region of Bos indicus isolate NIAB-ARS_2022 breed Sahiwal x Tharparkar chromosome 6, NIAB-ARS_B.indTharparkar_mat_pri_1.0, whole genome shotgun sequence:
- the GSX2 gene encoding GS homeobox 2 — MSRSFYVDSLIIKDSSRPAPSLPEPHPGPDFFIPLGMPSPLVMSMSGPGCASRKSGAFCVCPLCVTSHLHSSRGPASSGGGNAGAGTAGAAGGGAAGAAGALPLLKSQFSSGPGDAQFCPRVSHAHHHHHPPQHHHHHHQPQQPGSAAAAAAAAAAAAAAAAALGHPQHHAPVCTATTYNVADPRRFHCLTMGGSDTSQVPNGKRMRTAFTSTQLLELEREFSSNMYLSRLRRIEIATYLNLSEKQVKIWFQNRRVKHKKEGKGTQRNSHAGCKCVGSQAHFARSEDEDSLSPASANDDKEISPL, encoded by the exons ATGTCGCGCTCCTTCTATGTCGACTCGCTCATCATCAAGGACTCCTCACGGCCCGCGCCCTCGCTTCCCGAGCCACACCCCGGGCCAGATTTTTTCATCCCGCTGGGCATGCCGTCCCcgttggtgatgtccatgtccgGGCCGGGCTGCGCGTCCCGCAAGAGCGGCGCGTTTTGCGTTTGCCCGCTCTGCGTCACTTCGCACCTGCACTCCTCTCGTGGGCCCGCGAGCTCCGGCGGCGGGAACGCAGGGGCCGGGACTGCAGGGGCCGCGGGTGGCGGAGCGGCAGGAGCCGCCGGGGCCCTGCCCTTGCTCAAGAGTCAGTTTTCTTCGGGTCCCGGGGACGCACAGTTTTGCCCGCGCGTGAGCCACGcgcaccatcaccatcacccgccgcagcaccaccatcaccaccaccagcccCAGCAGCCCGgctcagctgcagcagcagcagcggccgcggcggcagcggcggcggccgcggcggccTTGGGGCACCCGCAGCACCACGCACCTGTCTGCACCGCCACCACCTACAACGTGGCGGACCCGCGGAGATTTCACTGCCTCACCATGG GGGGCTCGGACACCAGCCAGGTACCCAATGGCAAGAGGATGAGGACGGCGTTCACCAGCACGCAGCTCCTAGAGCTGGAGCGGGAATTCTCTTCCAACATGTACCTGTCTCGACTCCGGAGGATCGAAATAGCCACGTACCTGAATCTGTCAGAGAAGCAGGTGAAAATCTGGTTTCAGAACCGCAGGGTGAAGcataagaaggaagggaagggcaCGCAAAGGAACAGTCACGCGGGCTGCAAGTGCGTTGGCAGCCAGGCGCACTTCGCGCGCTCCGAGGATGAGGACTCCTTGTCGCCGGCCTCGGCCAACGATGACAAGGAGATTTCCCCCTTATGA